The Xylophilus rhododendri region GCCGCATCGCAGGCAGCCGCGCCGACATCCAGGTGCCGGTGCGCGACGTGGCCCTGACCAGCGGCGAGACCGTCTCGCTCTACGACACCTCCGGCCCCTACACCGATCCCGCGGCCCGCATCGACGTGCGCCAGGGCCTGGCCGATGTGCGCGGCCCCTGGATCGCCGAACGCGCCGACACCGAGAGCTATGCCGGCCGCCTGGCCCGCATCCTGGACGACGGCGGCACCCACGAAGGCCGCGACCAGGCCCGCATCGAGCAGCTGCGCGCCGAGGCCGCCGCCCTGCAGCGCACGCCGCGCCGCGCGAAGTCCGGCGGCAACGTCACCCAGATGCACTACGCCCGGCGCGGCATCGTCACGCCCGAGATGGAATACGTGGCCCTGCGCGAGAACGGCCGGCGCGAATGGATGGCCGAATACGCGGCCGACACCGAACGCGCCCGGCGCGTGGCCGGCAACCCGATGGGCGCGCAGATCCCGCGCATCATCACGCCGGAATTCGTGCGCGACGAGGTGGCCCGCGGCCGCGCCATCATCCCGGCCAACATCAACCATCCCGAGGTCGAGCCGATGGCCATCGGCCGCAACTTCCGGGTCAAGATCAACGCCAACATCGGCAACTCGGCCGTCACCTCCAGCATCGAGGAAGAAGTGGAGAAACTGGTCTGGTCCATCCGCTGGGGCGCCGACAACGTGATGGACCTCTCCACCGGCCGCAACATCCACACCACCCGCGACTGGATCGTGCGCAACAGCCCGGTGCCCATCGGCACCGTGCCCATCTACCAGGCGCTGGAGAAGGTGGGCGGCGTGGCCGAGGACCTGACCTGGGAGCTCTACCGCGACACGCTGATCGAGCAGGCCGAGCAGGGCGTGGACTACTTCACCATCCACGCCGGCCTGCGCCTGCCCTTCATCCACCTGACCGCGAAGCGCATGACCGGCATCGTCTCGCGCGGCGGATCCATCATGGCCAAGTGGTGCATCGCCCATCACAAGGAGAGCTTCCTCTACACCCACTTCGAGGACATCTGCGACATCATGAAGCAGTACGACGTGAGCTTCTCGCTCGGCGACGGATTGCGGCCGGGCTCGGGCGCCGATGCCAACGACGAGGCCCAGTTCGCCGAGCTGCGCACCCTGGGCGAGCTGACGCAGGTGGCCTGGAAGCACGATGTGCAGACCATGATCGAAGGCCCCGGCCATGTGCCCATGCACATGATCCAGGCCAATATGGACGAGCAGCTGCGGCTCTGCCACGAAGCCCCGTTCTACACGCTGGGGCCGCTGACCATCGACATCGCGCCCGGCTACGACCATATCGCCTCGGCCATCGGCGCGGCCATGATCGGCTGGGCCGGCACGGCCATGCTCTGCTACGTCACGCCCAAGGAGCACCTGGGCCTGCCCGACCGCGACGACGTGAAGCAGGGCATCATCGCCTACAAGATCGCCGCGCATGCGGCCGACGTGGCCAAGGGCCATCCGGGCGCGCGCTACCGCGACGACGCGCTCAGCAAGGCCCGCTTCGAATTCCGCTGGCAGGACCAGTTCAACCTGGGCCTGGACCCGGATACCGCCCGTGAATTCCACGACGAGACCCTGCCCAAGGACAGCAGCAAGTCGGCCCATTTCTGTTCCATGTGCGGCCCCAAGTTCTGCTCGATGAAGATCTCCCAGGAGGTGCGCGAGTTCGCCGCCGAACGCGGCCTGGCCGACGAGCAGGCGCTGAGCGAGGGCATGGCCGAGAAGTCGGCCGAATTCCGCGCGGCCGGCGGCGAGTTCTACATCCCGATCCGGCAGGCCTGAAGATGGCCCGCATCGCGATCGCCGGCGCCGGCCTGCTGGGCCGGCTGCTGGCCTGGCAGCTGGGGCATGCGGGGCACGAGGTGGCGGTGTTCGATCCGGCGCCCGGGCCGGAGCCCACCTACGACGGCCACGGCGCGGCGGCCTTCAGCGCGGCCGGCATGCTGAGCCCCACGGCCGAACTCGACCGGGCCGATGCGGCCATCGCCGCACTCGGCTGGCGCTCCATCCCGCTGTGGCGCGACATCGTCGAAGGCCTGGGCGCTCCCGGCCTCTTGAAGCAGCGCGGCAGCCTGCTGCTGGCCCACCGTGCCGACCGGGCCAGCGCCCAGCGTGTGCTGGCCCGGCTGCAGGGCGCCCGCCCGGCACCGCAGGCCCTGGGCGCCGAAGCCCTGGCCACGCTGGAGCCGGCGCTGCACGGCGCGGCCAGCGCCTGGCTGCTGCCGCAGGAGGCGCAGATCGATCCGCCCGCCACGCTCTGCCTGCTGCAGCGCCGCGCCGCCGCCTCGGTGGACTGGCACTGGCGTTCGCCCGTCGCTGCCCTGTCGGCCGGACGGCTGCAGGCCGGCGGCCGGACGCTGCATGTCGACTGGGTGTTCGACACCCGCGGCCTGGGCGCCCGCTCGGGCAAGGCGGAGGACGGTGGCTTCGCCACGCTGCGCGGCGTGCGCGGCGAGACCGTCTGGCTGCAGGCGCCCGCCCATGGCCTGACGCGGCCGGTGCGCCTGCTGCATCCGCGCCATGCGGTCTACCTGCTGCCGCGCGGCGCGGACCGGGTCTTCGTCGGCGCCAGCGAGATCGAGTCCGAGGACCGCTCGCCCGTCTCCCTGCGCAGCTCCGTCGAGCTGATGGCCGCCGCCCACAGCGTGATGCCGGCCCTGGCCGAGGCACGCATCGAAAGGCTGGACCGCAACCTGCGCCCGGCCTGGCCCGACCACCAGCCCGGCACCGAGGTGAGCGAGGGCCTGGTGCGCATCAACGGCCTGTTCCGCCACGGCTGGCTGATGGCGCCAGCCCTGGTGCAGGACGCGCTGGCCCGGGCCGGACTGAAGGAGGCGTTGCATGCCTGAGATCGCCATCGAACTCGCCGGCCGCCCGCACCGGGTGCCCGAAGGCAGCAGCCTGGCCGATCTGCTGGCCGCGCTCGGCCATGCGCCGCAGGCCTGCGCCACCGCGCTCAACGGCGACTTCGTGCGCCGCGAACAACGCCATGCCACCCGGCTCGCCGAAGGCGACCGGGTGGTGCTCGTCCAACCCATCGTCGGTGGCTGAACCATGAACCCATCCTCCTGCCTGCCCGCCGATACCTGGCGGGTCGGCGACACCCTGCTGCGCAGCCGTTTCCTGCTGGGCACGGCCGGTTATCCCTCGCCGGCGGAGCTGGCCCAGGCCATCGCCGCCGCGCGGCCGGCTGCCGTCACCGTCGGCCTGCGGCGCGGCCTGGCCGGCGGCGGCGACGACAACGGCTTCGTCGCCACCGTGCATGCCGCGGCCCGCGCCGCCGGCGCGCAGCTGCTGCCCAACACCGCCGGCTGCCGCACCGCCCGCGAGGCCGTCGTGCTGGCGCAGATGGCGCGCGAGCTCTACGGCACCGACTGGATCAAGCTCGAAGTGGTCGGCGACGAACACACGCTGCAGCCCGATCCGGTGGAGCTGGTGGCGGCGGCGCGCGAACTGGCGCGTGATGGTTTCACCGTCTGGCCCTACTGCACCGACGACCTGGTCACCGCGCGCCGCCTGCTCGATGCCGGTTGCCCGCTGCTGATGCCCTGGGGCGCGCCCATCGGCTCCGGCCAGGGCCTGCTCAATCCCTTCGCGCTGCGCACGCTGCGCGAGCGCCTGCCCGACACCGTCCTGATCGTGGATGCCGGCATCGGCGCGCCCTCGCATGCGGCGCAGGCCCTGGAGATGGGCTTCGACGCGGTGCTGCTCAACTCGGCCGTGGCCCATGCGGCGCGCCCGGCCGCCATGGCGCAGGCCTTCCGCCTGGCCATCGAGGCAGGGCGCACTGCCTGGGGCGCGGGCGTGATCGCCCGGCAGGACTTCGCCGTGGCCAGCACGCCGGTGGGCGGCGAGGCCTTCCTGATCGGCGCGCCATGAGCGGCCTGGCCATTGTCTGGACCATCGCCGGCACCGACAGCGGCGGCGGCGCCGGCATCGCCGCCGATCAGCGCGCGGCCGATGCCTGCGGCGTGCACCTGTGCACCGCGGTGGCGGCGGTCACCGCGCAGAACTCGCAGGGCGTGCGGCGCATAGACGTGCTGCCGCCCGCCACCCTGGCCGCCCAGCTCGCCACGCTGGAACACGACCTGCCGCCCGCCGCCATCAAGACCGGCCTGCTCGGCGGCCCGCAGCAGGTGGCCCTCGTGGCCGAATGGATCGACCGGCTGCGCCAGCGCGCGCCGGTGGCGCTGGTGGTCGACCCGGTGCTCTCGGCCAGCACCGGCGCGGACTTCGCCGATGACGCCACGCTGGCCGCCTACCGCGCCCTGCTGCTGCCGCGCGCCACGCTGATCACCCCCAACCGCCGCGAGGCCGCCCGGCTGGCCGGCCTGCCGGAAGCCAGCGCCGCGCCGCTGCTGGCCGCCGCCCTGCGCTCGCGCGGCGCGCACAGCGTGTGTGTGACCGGCGGCGACGACACCCGTGCCGACGGCCTGGCCCTGGACTGGATGGACACCCCGCAGGCCGCCGGCTGGCTGGCCCTGCCGCGCCTGGACACGCCGCACCACCACGGCACCGGCTGCACCTTCGCCAGCGCCGCGGCGGCCGCGATGGCGCAGGGCTTCGTCGCCGCCGATGCCCTGGTGCTGGCCAAGATGGCGACCGCCCAGGCCTTGCGCCACGGCAGCGCCGCGGGGCAGGGCGCCGGACCGGTGCGGGCGCGCGCCGGCTTCGCGACGGATGCCTCGCTCATGCCGCAGATGTCGTGGAGCGCCGAGCCCTGCTTCGCCCCTTTCTCGTCGCCCGCCGCATGGCCCGCGCTGGGCCTCTA contains the following coding sequences:
- a CDS encoding thiazole synthase, producing the protein MNPSSCLPADTWRVGDTLLRSRFLLGTAGYPSPAELAQAIAAARPAAVTVGLRRGLAGGGDDNGFVATVHAAARAAGAQLLPNTAGCRTAREAVVLAQMARELYGTDWIKLEVVGDEHTLQPDPVELVAAARELARDGFTVWPYCTDDLVTARRLLDAGCPLLMPWGAPIGSGQGLLNPFALRTLRERLPDTVLIVDAGIGAPSHAAQALEMGFDAVLLNSAVAHAARPAAMAQAFRLAIEAGRTAWGAGVIARQDFAVASTPVGGEAFLIGAP
- the thiD gene encoding bifunctional hydroxymethylpyrimidine kinase/phosphomethylpyrimidine kinase codes for the protein MSGLAIVWTIAGTDSGGGAGIAADQRAADACGVHLCTAVAAVTAQNSQGVRRIDVLPPATLAAQLATLEHDLPPAAIKTGLLGGPQQVALVAEWIDRLRQRAPVALVVDPVLSASTGADFADDATLAAYRALLLPRATLITPNRREAARLAGLPEASAAPLLAAALRSRGAHSVCVTGGDDTRADGLALDWMDTPQAAGWLALPRLDTPHHHGTGCTFASAAAAAMAQGFVAADALVLAKMATAQALRHGSAAGQGAGPVRARAGFATDASLMPQMSWSAEPCFAPFSSPAAWPALGLYAIVDSAGRVARVLEAGVRTVQLRIKTPPGPDPAWRAQVRQQIAEAVARCREHGAMLFVNDHHALAAELGASGLHLGQEDLLALDDGQRLALRADGAPALGISSHSLWELARARSLAPRYIACGPVWPTLTKQMPWRAQGLDNLAWWVAMAGAPVVAIGGILEPAQAEAAAARGADGVCVVRGLGDAPSATVPAFLQALRRGAGAARPPLPPGPRPSL
- a CDS encoding FAD-dependent oxidoreductase, with the translated sequence MARIAIAGAGLLGRLLAWQLGHAGHEVAVFDPAPGPEPTYDGHGAAAFSAAGMLSPTAELDRADAAIAALGWRSIPLWRDIVEGLGAPGLLKQRGSLLLAHRADRASAQRVLARLQGARPAPQALGAEALATLEPALHGAASAWLLPQEAQIDPPATLCLLQRRAAASVDWHWRSPVAALSAGRLQAGGRTLHVDWVFDTRGLGARSGKAEDGGFATLRGVRGETVWLQAPAHGLTRPVRLLHPRHAVYLLPRGADRVFVGASEIESEDRSPVSLRSSVELMAAAHSVMPALAEARIERLDRNLRPAWPDHQPGTEVSEGLVRINGLFRHGWLMAPALVQDALARAGLKEALHA
- the thiC gene encoding phosphomethylpyrimidine synthase ThiC, which translates into the protein MNAPHEFAELLALTREPFPASRKGRIAGSRADIQVPVRDVALTSGETVSLYDTSGPYTDPAARIDVRQGLADVRGPWIAERADTESYAGRLARILDDGGTHEGRDQARIEQLRAEAAALQRTPRRAKSGGNVTQMHYARRGIVTPEMEYVALRENGRREWMAEYAADTERARRVAGNPMGAQIPRIITPEFVRDEVARGRAIIPANINHPEVEPMAIGRNFRVKINANIGNSAVTSSIEEEVEKLVWSIRWGADNVMDLSTGRNIHTTRDWIVRNSPVPIGTVPIYQALEKVGGVAEDLTWELYRDTLIEQAEQGVDYFTIHAGLRLPFIHLTAKRMTGIVSRGGSIMAKWCIAHHKESFLYTHFEDICDIMKQYDVSFSLGDGLRPGSGADANDEAQFAELRTLGELTQVAWKHDVQTMIEGPGHVPMHMIQANMDEQLRLCHEAPFYTLGPLTIDIAPGYDHIASAIGAAMIGWAGTAMLCYVTPKEHLGLPDRDDVKQGIIAYKIAAHAADVAKGHPGARYRDDALSKARFEFRWQDQFNLGLDPDTAREFHDETLPKDSSKSAHFCSMCGPKFCSMKISQEVREFAAERGLADEQALSEGMAEKSAEFRAAGGEFYIPIRQA
- the thiS gene encoding sulfur carrier protein ThiS, producing the protein MPEIAIELAGRPHRVPEGSSLADLLAALGHAPQACATALNGDFVRREQRHATRLAEGDRVVLVQPIVGG